One stretch of Actinacidiphila sp. DG2A-62 DNA includes these proteins:
- a CDS encoding ATP-grasp domain-containing protein: MTREDAGDSARPSVKALLIGDSADPHIKAVVEQLPARGTVVVDASTLPQILQRLGLGHSTLIDETGQPVDLAGSHPAARGWIRRLAPAGWDDGPRLGSHAAARLASRMTLLAALLRDASTNWLCNVDSLFAAENKIVQYRAARAAGIRVPETLVSAGTAELTAAFGERFVVKPLGPGSFTDDQGNNRIVHTQVVTANELAGADLLGAPFLAQQLLVAQAHLRVVTVRAQAWTAELDATGLPLDWREAASAHHSFAQSAGWPTVERQAVHLARALGTGFSCQDWIVDSDGPAFVDLNPGGQWLFLPDSLTRRVAERLAKWLRGN, encoded by the coding sequence GTGACACGCGAGGACGCAGGAGATAGCGCCCGACCGTCGGTCAAAGCGCTCCTCATCGGGGACAGCGCAGACCCGCACATAAAAGCGGTCGTCGAGCAGCTGCCCGCACGTGGCACCGTCGTCGTCGACGCCTCCACGCTCCCGCAAATACTGCAGCGCCTCGGCCTGGGGCACAGCACCCTGATCGACGAGACGGGACAGCCCGTCGACCTCGCCGGTTCACACCCCGCCGCCCGCGGTTGGATCAGGCGCCTCGCCCCGGCTGGCTGGGACGATGGCCCGAGACTGGGGAGTCACGCAGCCGCACGCCTGGCCTCGCGCATGACTCTTCTGGCCGCCCTACTGCGAGACGCCAGCACCAACTGGCTGTGCAACGTCGATTCTCTTTTCGCTGCAGAGAACAAGATCGTCCAATACAGGGCGGCTCGTGCCGCTGGGATACGTGTACCGGAAACGCTGGTGAGTGCCGGAACAGCCGAACTCACGGCTGCCTTCGGCGAACGCTTTGTCGTCAAGCCTCTTGGGCCGGGAAGTTTCACGGATGACCAAGGGAACAATCGCATCGTGCACACCCAGGTCGTCACCGCCAACGAGCTCGCCGGAGCTGACTTGCTCGGCGCACCGTTCCTCGCCCAGCAGTTGCTCGTCGCCCAGGCACACCTGCGGGTCGTGACCGTTCGCGCACAAGCCTGGACAGCGGAACTGGACGCCACCGGGCTTCCCCTGGACTGGCGGGAGGCCGCGTCGGCCCATCATTCCTTCGCACAATCCGCTGGCTGGCCGACAGTGGAGCGCCAGGCAGTGCATCTCGCCAGGGCGCTGGGAACAGGATTCAGCTGCCAAGACTGGATTGTCGATTCCGATGGCCCAGCGTTCGTCGATCTCAACCCCGGTGGTCAATGGCTCTTTCTGCCGGACAGCCTGACACGGCGCGTCGCCGAGCGTCTTGCCAAATGGCTGCGAGGCAACTGA
- a CDS encoding tyrosine-type recombinase/integrase, whose amino-acid sequence MVQQLVQGALSGAGSGLVIGRQRRREFRHDVPVARGRGVTAAAGEFGAELARAIRVGLAPSGPGPYGSRGPSELTWYAFAVAYARDHWVGRAATTRNETSEALALVTRAMLWDVPGRPGEDVLHRALRSWAFLGPGASEHDIPARDRLVLAWVAKASRPLVDFHDPVVARGVLEALRLRRDGSAAALETVRRKRKVLVNALYYAMEQGDLGSHPLKQVRWRVPKQARSVDPRSVINPLQAQNLLAALSYVGGYRRAKGRRLVGLFAGMYYAGLRPEEAVAVTLPDCTLPGTGWGRLVLHRTRPQAGKKWTDSGEFHDERGLKNRPPGEVRIVPLPPPLVAIWRDSVETFGTAQDGRLFFTERGNIVGYTIVHRVWKEARTLALPPELAATPLAKRPYDLRHSALSTWLAAGADPAEVAQRAGNSVEVLLTRYAKCLYDRQSINNQRIEHLLTAYDQPNEPDQAFK is encoded by the coding sequence ATGGTGCAGCAGCTGGTGCAGGGCGCGTTGAGCGGGGCGGGCAGCGGGCTGGTGATCGGCCGCCAGCGGAGGCGGGAGTTCCGGCATGACGTCCCGGTGGCTCGCGGCCGGGGTGTGACTGCGGCGGCGGGTGAGTTCGGTGCGGAGCTGGCGCGGGCGATCCGGGTGGGGCTGGCTCCGTCCGGTCCGGGGCCTTACGGGTCTCGGGGGCCGTCGGAGCTGACCTGGTACGCCTTCGCTGTCGCCTACGCGCGTGACCACTGGGTGGGGCGGGCGGCGACGACGCGCAATGAGACGAGTGAGGCGCTGGCCCTGGTCACGAGGGCGATGCTGTGGGATGTGCCGGGCCGGCCTGGTGAGGATGTGCTGCACCGCGCGCTGCGCTCGTGGGCGTTCCTGGGCCCGGGTGCGAGCGAGCACGACATCCCCGCTCGGGACCGGTTGGTCCTGGCGTGGGTGGCGAAGGCATCGAGGCCGCTGGTCGACTTCCACGACCCGGTCGTGGCCCGCGGTGTTCTGGAGGCGCTGCGTCTGAGGCGCGACGGGAGCGCGGCGGCGCTGGAGACGGTGCGGCGCAAGCGCAAGGTCCTTGTGAACGCCCTGTATTACGCGATGGAGCAGGGGGACCTGGGCAGTCATCCGCTGAAGCAGGTGCGCTGGCGGGTTCCGAAGCAGGCCAGGTCGGTCGACCCGCGGTCGGTGATCAACCCCCTACAGGCTCAGAACCTGCTGGCCGCGCTCTCCTACGTTGGCGGCTACAGGCGGGCCAAGGGGCGTCGACTCGTGGGCTTGTTCGCGGGCATGTACTACGCGGGCTTGCGCCCGGAGGAGGCCGTCGCGGTGACCCTGCCGGACTGCACCCTGCCCGGGACCGGCTGGGGACGCCTGGTGTTGCACCGCACCCGCCCCCAGGCGGGCAAGAAGTGGACCGACAGTGGTGAGTTCCACGATGAGCGCGGGCTGAAGAACCGGCCGCCCGGCGAGGTCCGCATCGTGCCCCTGCCACCACCCCTGGTCGCGATCTGGCGCGACAGCGTCGAGACGTTCGGCACCGCGCAGGACGGGCGGCTGTTCTTCACCGAACGCGGCAACATCGTCGGCTACACCATCGTCCACCGCGTCTGGAAAGAAGCCCGCACCCTGGCCCTCCCGCCCGAACTCGCCGCCACCCCACTCGCCAAACGCCCCTACGACCTGCGGCACTCCGCCCTGTCCACCTGGCTCGCCGCCGGCGCCGACCCCGCCGAAGTCGCCCAACGCGCCGGCAACAGCGTCGAAGTCCTTCTCACCCGCTACGCCAAATGCCTCTACGACCGCCAATCCATCAACAACCAACGCATCGAACACCTCCTGACCGCCTACGACCAGCCGAATGAGCCGGATCAGGCGTTCAAGTAG
- a CDS encoding AAA family ATPase — translation MTANAEHLKALVSAHAEADDDRFYNVALQVAAKSARQGQGKFAVELRELVEAARQNQSRGGAGRGATPVVQPRGELSNLLTAGYPDARLDDMTLDSELRASLDRVLHEQRQRARLERFGFTPVHRILLSGPPGTGKSMTAAALAGELKLPLFTIRLDGLISRFMGETATKLRLVFDAVAQTRAVYLFDEFDALGAERTAGNDVGEARRILNSFLLFLDEAPSESLVVAGTNHHQLLDRALFRRFDMIATYGPPTPEQAVHVMRRRLAGMETGTLRWDAVTESASGLSHAELVKAAESAAKRAILAGQDTVDEALLLEALTERHASHHA, via the coding sequence ATGACAGCGAACGCCGAGCACCTGAAGGCTCTGGTGAGTGCCCACGCCGAGGCCGACGACGATCGCTTCTACAACGTGGCCCTGCAAGTGGCGGCGAAGTCCGCCCGTCAGGGGCAGGGCAAGTTCGCCGTGGAGCTGCGTGAGCTGGTCGAGGCAGCGCGTCAGAACCAGAGCCGCGGGGGCGCTGGCCGGGGCGCGACGCCCGTGGTCCAGCCGCGCGGTGAGCTGTCCAATCTGCTGACAGCCGGGTATCCGGACGCGCGGCTGGATGACATGACGCTGGATAGCGAGCTGCGCGCATCCCTGGATCGGGTGCTGCACGAGCAGCGGCAGCGTGCCCGGCTGGAGCGGTTCGGTTTCACCCCTGTTCATCGCATCCTGCTGTCGGGCCCCCCGGGCACCGGCAAGAGCATGACCGCCGCGGCACTGGCCGGTGAGCTGAAGCTGCCGTTGTTCACCATCCGCCTGGACGGGCTGATCAGCCGGTTCATGGGTGAGACGGCAACGAAACTGCGCCTGGTCTTCGACGCCGTCGCCCAGACGAGGGCCGTGTATCTGTTCGATGAGTTTGATGCCCTGGGGGCCGAGCGAACTGCGGGCAACGATGTCGGTGAGGCCCGCCGGATTTTGAACTCATTCCTGCTGTTCCTCGACGAGGCCCCATCCGAAAGCCTGGTCGTGGCCGGTACCAATCATCACCAGCTCTTGGATCGGGCGCTGTTCCGCCGCTTCGACATGATCGCCACCTACGGTCCCCCCACGCCGGAACAAGCGGTGCACGTTATGCGCAGACGGCTGGCCGGAATGGAGACCGGCACACTACGGTGGGACGCTGTGACAGAAAGTGCATCCGGGCTGAGTCATGCCGAGCTGGTCAAGGCCGCCGAATCTGCAGCCAAACGCGCCATTCTCGCCGGGCAGGACACCGTGGACGAAGCGCTCCTGCTGGAGGCGCTGACCGAGCGGCACGCGTCCCATCATGCCTGA
- a CDS encoding polymorphic toxin-type HINT domain-containing protein → MQQVDYPGVDATKATTDPNRAGSVTTTGPATDSSQQLGYDDAGDTITRTTNATGTGAGTTHQALTYDVQGRTATATTTGPDGTAHTSSYLYGGDGSLLEQDDDGTKTLFLFGGVEQITLNTQGGASTENAIRSYTGPDGTEIIRDSSGKLSYQLAGLQGTGTLLVNAANDAVTRRFYDPYGNTRGALPSAWVSPYDTRGFLSQPSDPGSGLDLLGARQYDPVQGRFLSPDPIFEAGDPSQMGGYTYAADNPASGSDPTGMDNWWADPTANTPTMPGAPPITQHQAQEEGFGADCTATTCSDYNAQQADADRAAIEAQSKKEAASAARAKLEKGAVAEAAHRHCSWYNVGCQVEVHAEQILLAALIALAIVAAIALVATAPEIAVAAGQAFLEASAGGAGASMATVAASAAGVSVAAETAGLDTVAAGSAVVADLAGADSFTAGEGHGGGGGGRRASGGSSGDCSFSPDTPVLMSAGKTKPIGKIKAGDEVESADPSTGKHKGPRKVQAIWINHDKDLLDVTVEGADGKKGTLHTTSNHPFWDDTDKAWVAAGNLKPGDALNTATNTHVTVLATQATPGTANRWNLTVQQLHTYYVVAGGTPILVHNTGCPTNSAQADLPVHSQPTRFYARAGEMLDRVAGNPTSDEQMYGSVDAGHGGVSALSNEDLIRFGGPNGREPITGFREYVPGDDINFPGSRLNIVDGNNRTAEIANRVLSGRMDPNTLVEIMIGGR, encoded by the coding sequence GTGCAGCAGGTCGACTACCCGGGTGTCGATGCCACCAAGGCCACCACCGACCCGAACCGGGCCGGCAGCGTCACCACCACCGGTCCCGCCACCGACTCCAGCCAGCAGTTGGGCTACGACGACGCCGGCGACACCATCACCCGCACCACCAACGCGACCGGTACCGGCGCGGGCACCACCCACCAGGCGCTGACATACGACGTCCAGGGCCGCACCGCCACCGCAACCACCACAGGGCCGGACGGCACCGCCCACACCAGCAGCTACCTCTACGGCGGCGACGGCTCCCTCCTGGAGCAGGACGACGACGGCACCAAGACCCTGTTCCTGTTCGGCGGCGTCGAGCAGATCACGCTCAACACCCAGGGCGGCGCCTCCACCGAGAACGCGATCCGCAGTTACACCGGGCCGGACGGCACCGAGATCATCCGGGACAGCTCGGGCAAGCTCTCCTACCAACTGGCCGGGCTCCAGGGCACCGGCACGCTGCTGGTCAACGCCGCCAACGACGCGGTGACCCGCCGCTTCTACGACCCCTACGGCAACACCCGCGGGGCACTCCCTTCCGCGTGGGTCTCGCCGTACGACACCCGCGGCTTCCTCAGCCAGCCGTCCGACCCCGGCAGCGGCCTCGACCTGCTCGGAGCACGCCAGTACGACCCGGTCCAGGGCCGCTTCCTGTCACCCGACCCGATCTTCGAGGCGGGCGACCCGAGCCAAATGGGCGGTTACACCTACGCCGCCGACAACCCCGCAAGCGGCTCCGACCCGACCGGCATGGACAACTGGTGGGCCGATCCCACCGCGAACACCCCGACCATGCCCGGCGCGCCGCCGATCACGCAGCACCAGGCCCAGGAAGAGGGCTTCGGCGCGGACTGCACAGCGACGACGTGCAGCGACTACAACGCCCAGCAGGCGGACGCCGACCGTGCCGCGATCGAGGCGCAGTCGAAGAAGGAGGCGGCCTCGGCCGCCCGCGCCAAGCTGGAGAAGGGCGCCGTTGCCGAGGCCGCGCACCGGCACTGCTCCTGGTACAACGTGGGCTGCCAAGTCGAGGTGCATGCCGAGCAGATCCTGCTGGCGGCGTTGATCGCGCTGGCCATCGTTGCCGCGATCGCTCTCGTGGCCACCGCACCCGAGATCGCGGTCGCAGCAGGACAGGCGTTCCTGGAAGCCTCGGCAGGCGGTGCCGGCGCGAGCATGGCCACCGTCGCAGCCTCCGCCGCCGGCGTGAGTGTCGCCGCGGAGACAGCCGGTCTGGACACCGTCGCGGCGGGCTCCGCGGTCGTCGCGGACCTTGCAGGGGCCGACAGTTTCACTGCCGGAGAGGGCCACGGAGGCGGTGGTGGGGGTCGGCGGGCTTCCGGCGGATCCTCGGGGGACTGCAGTTTCTCTCCTGACACACCGGTCCTGATGAGCGCGGGCAAGACGAAGCCCATCGGCAAGATCAAGGCGGGCGACGAGGTCGAGTCGGCCGACCCCTCGACGGGCAAGCACAAGGGTCCCCGGAAGGTCCAGGCCATCTGGATCAACCACGACAAGGACCTGCTGGATGTAACGGTCGAGGGTGCGGACGGCAAGAAGGGCACCCTTCACACGACCTCCAACCATCCGTTCTGGGACGACACCGACAAGGCATGGGTCGCGGCCGGCAACCTGAAGCCGGGAGACGCGCTCAACACGGCGACGAACACCCACGTCACCGTTCTCGCCACCCAAGCCACCCCCGGAACCGCAAACCGCTGGAACCTGACCGTCCAGCAACTCCACACGTACTATGTTGTGGCGGGCGGTACACCGATCCTGGTGCACAATACTGGTTGCCCGACAAATTCAGCCCAAGCTGACTTGCCGGTTCATTCGCAGCCGACCAGATTCTATGCAAGGGCTGGAGAGATGCTGGACCGGGTTGCTGGAAACCCCACAAGTGACGAGCAGATGTATGGCAGCGTGGATGCTGGGCATGGAGGGGTCTCGGCTTTGTCGAATGAGGATCTGATTCGGTTTGGTGGGCCCAATGGGCGGGAGCCAATAACAGGATTCAGGGAATACGTACCGGGAGACGATATTAACTTCCCCGGATCGCGCCTCAATATCGTTGATGGCAATAATCGGACGGCTGAAATCGCCAATCGGGTTCTATCTGGGCGAATGGATCCCAACACGCTTGTCGAGATCATGATCGGAGGGCGATGA
- a CDS encoding AbiTii domain-containing protein, whose amino-acid sequence MEDDVLDENRRLAPILRQVIALGGQAHSQPLRTWALRELQGYEGTDVPIPDYRRIPAPLVMDGLTARFKFREQPVSSFDLPDFARDSLGDGIRFGKSIGQIESLIAGQPGDSVRIAPPMAAELAVLMSQNSHRQVLRLYWTVDPSALEGILDQVRTRLVQLVGELRAAMPHGQKDPTPDQVAQAVQNINITTGDNSSVTVTAPIAVAHRRGVARAVASSEQTATDR is encoded by the coding sequence ATGGAGGACGATGTCCTCGATGAGAACCGCAGGTTGGCCCCTATCTTGCGCCAGGTCATCGCCTTGGGAGGCCAGGCCCACTCCCAACCGCTGAGGACCTGGGCACTGCGGGAGCTCCAGGGCTACGAAGGCACGGATGTGCCGATCCCCGACTACCGGAGGATCCCGGCACCTCTGGTGATGGACGGTCTCACCGCCAGATTCAAGTTCCGGGAACAACCGGTTAGCTCCTTCGACCTCCCCGACTTCGCCCGCGACAGCCTGGGCGACGGGATCCGGTTCGGGAAGAGCATCGGCCAGATCGAGTCGCTGATCGCCGGACAACCAGGCGACAGCGTGCGGATCGCCCCGCCCATGGCTGCCGAACTCGCCGTGCTCATGAGCCAGAACTCCCACCGGCAGGTGCTCAGGCTGTACTGGACGGTGGACCCCTCAGCCCTGGAAGGCATCCTGGACCAGGTGCGGACCCGACTCGTCCAACTGGTCGGCGAGCTCCGGGCAGCTATGCCACACGGCCAGAAGGACCCGACACCCGACCAGGTCGCACAAGCCGTACAGAACATCAACATCACCACGGGTGACAATTCCTCTGTCACCGTCACCGCACCGATAGCAGTCGCCCATCGCCGCGGCGTAGCGCGTGCTGTAGCCAGCAGCGAGCAGACTGCTACCGATCGTTAG
- a CDS encoding AbiTii domain-containing protein gives MADLYLPGQIVRGNTQRISSGQLPRPARDRGIGESAPIRQGVKELEALVALGNRTLRLSPPGSAEYALLMTQEQHQLGNDASTITSLHWDVSVASIAGVLDHIRTHLTQFVAEVRTSMPAGQQNPNPSQIESAAQQALNITGGDGSTFHIVAPTAKADRGATASANVNEPTPPTPQPWWHRTSVIWSAVAAVAAVAAVIATVVVAK, from the coding sequence GTGGCCGACCTCTACCTGCCGGGTCAGATCGTGCGGGGCAACACCCAACGGATCAGCTCGGGACAGCTCCCTCGCCCCGCCCGCGACCGCGGAATCGGAGAGAGCGCACCGATCCGGCAGGGGGTAAAGGAACTCGAAGCGCTGGTGGCCCTCGGCAACAGGACGCTGCGCCTCAGCCCGCCCGGCTCGGCTGAGTACGCCCTGTTGATGACCCAGGAACAGCACCAGCTAGGAAACGATGCCTCCACCATCACGTCGCTGCACTGGGACGTCTCCGTAGCCAGCATCGCCGGCGTCCTCGATCACATCAGAACCCACCTGACGCAGTTCGTTGCAGAAGTGAGAACGTCCATGCCCGCCGGCCAGCAGAATCCCAATCCGAGCCAGATCGAGTCAGCCGCACAACAGGCCCTCAACATCACCGGAGGCGACGGCTCCACGTTCCACATCGTCGCCCCGACCGCGAAGGCAGACCGCGGAGCAACCGCCAGCGCCAACGTCAACGAACCCACGCCACCGACTCCGCAGCCCTGGTGGCACCGCACCTCGGTCATCTGGAGCGCTGTCGCAGCAGTCGCGGCCGTCGCTGCCGTGATTGCCACGGTGGTCGTGGCAAAGTGA
- a CDS encoding S8 family peptidase yields the protein MLEKFDSSGLTLLSSHPQTEDAPQDVMVWVPFDKVSSFAERITAFAQDTDSGNPQQAALVANMEHIHRALLGNLWQEKQELPSLNEERWWELWFDPRISPTDPVAILRALAEERHWQVSDRAIQVGERVVAHVATTGEQLTALLATNACPAEIRTPTFAEGLYDIDRNFRAALVADLTERVEPADPHAPAVCVLDTGIAQEHTLLKPSLHERAYSVVPGATRADRAGHGTQMAGLALFGDLAAALESQDPVVLGHGLESVKILHESQAPAALPRTFAETTANAVATAEIGNGGPAPSGRVFSMAVTRQSGDGVNGTDGTPTLWSATLDALAAGTDVAVRDDRIELIGAPDPDASRLIIVSAGNIRGPLPQDMRSETGGLDPLQISDLSRIEEPAHAHNVLTVGAYTDLDTVPDRPEFKGFRPLVAPGGLSPFSRTSVALTDAAVTKPDIVLEGGNLLVAPDESLLDEHELLSVATTHHDPARQLTWTNATSAATAQAAALAALAMRTYPGLRPETIRALLVHEAQWTPAMVDQGLFKTTGTPKLAKGILMRQVIRRYGWGVPTAERILSSASNAVTMIVENSLVPFKRAPGSQVKLAELKLHQLPWPLEQLRDLAETTVDLRVTLAYMIEPNPGRRGMLGRYSYASHGLRFAIKGPTESGDAFRSRLAEQAEHESDGTGSPKAFESNPRWLVGPKFRNLGSLHADIWRGSAAELADCGMLAVYPVGGWWKANKRADRIGLPVSYALLVSLRTPDITTDLYTPIATQLGVPVTVSPSAQTDITDGISVQMEFGW from the coding sequence ATGCTGGAGAAGTTCGACAGCTCGGGCCTGACGCTGCTCAGCAGCCATCCCCAGACCGAGGATGCTCCCCAGGACGTGATGGTCTGGGTGCCCTTCGACAAGGTCTCCTCGTTCGCGGAACGGATCACCGCATTCGCTCAGGACACCGACAGCGGTAACCCGCAGCAGGCTGCCCTGGTGGCCAACATGGAGCATATCCACCGGGCTCTCCTCGGGAACCTGTGGCAGGAAAAGCAGGAGCTTCCTTCCCTGAACGAGGAGAGGTGGTGGGAGCTGTGGTTCGACCCGCGGATCTCGCCCACCGACCCGGTGGCCATCCTGCGCGCCCTCGCCGAGGAGCGGCACTGGCAGGTCAGCGACCGGGCCATCCAGGTCGGTGAACGGGTCGTCGCCCATGTCGCCACGACCGGAGAGCAACTGACGGCGCTGCTGGCGACAAACGCCTGTCCAGCCGAGATCCGCACACCGACGTTCGCCGAGGGCCTCTACGACATCGACCGAAACTTCCGTGCCGCTCTCGTCGCCGATCTCACCGAGCGGGTCGAACCGGCCGACCCGCATGCGCCGGCCGTCTGCGTGCTGGACACCGGGATCGCCCAGGAGCACACGCTTCTCAAGCCCTCGCTTCACGAGCGCGCCTACTCCGTCGTGCCCGGGGCGACGCGGGCCGACCGCGCCGGACACGGTACCCAGATGGCTGGCCTGGCACTGTTCGGAGACCTTGCCGCAGCCTTGGAATCCCAGGACCCGGTGGTGCTCGGACACGGCCTGGAATCAGTGAAGATCCTGCACGAAAGCCAAGCCCCGGCCGCGCTTCCCCGCACGTTCGCCGAGACCACAGCCAACGCGGTAGCGACGGCTGAGATCGGAAACGGCGGGCCAGCACCGTCCGGCCGGGTCTTCTCGATGGCCGTCACCCGGCAATCCGGCGACGGTGTGAACGGCACCGACGGCACACCAACCCTGTGGTCAGCAACCCTCGACGCCCTGGCCGCGGGCACGGACGTTGCCGTACGCGATGACCGCATCGAACTGATCGGTGCGCCTGACCCCGACGCCTCGCGGCTGATCATCGTGAGCGCCGGCAACATCCGCGGGCCCCTGCCCCAGGACATGCGCTCCGAGACCGGCGGGCTGGACCCGCTCCAGATATCCGACCTCTCTCGCATCGAAGAGCCCGCGCACGCGCACAATGTGCTGACCGTCGGCGCTTACACCGACCTCGACACCGTCCCTGACCGACCCGAGTTCAAAGGGTTCCGTCCCCTGGTCGCGCCCGGTGGCCTGTCGCCGTTCAGCAGAACCTCGGTGGCACTGACCGACGCAGCCGTGACCAAGCCCGACATCGTCCTGGAAGGCGGCAATCTGCTCGTCGCCCCGGACGAAAGCCTGTTGGACGAACACGAGCTGCTGAGTGTCGCCACCACCCATCACGACCCCGCCCGTCAGCTGACCTGGACCAACGCCACCAGCGCCGCCACCGCACAGGCAGCCGCGCTTGCCGCCCTGGCCATGCGCACCTACCCCGGCCTTCGCCCTGAGACGATCCGGGCCCTGCTCGTCCACGAAGCCCAGTGGACGCCCGCCATGGTCGACCAGGGACTGTTCAAGACCACTGGTACGCCCAAGCTCGCCAAGGGCATCCTGATGCGGCAGGTGATCCGCCGCTACGGCTGGGGCGTGCCTACCGCCGAACGGATCCTCAGCAGCGCCTCCAACGCCGTCACGATGATCGTCGAAAATTCCCTGGTGCCGTTCAAACGCGCACCGGGCAGCCAGGTCAAACTGGCGGAACTCAAACTCCACCAACTGCCCTGGCCACTGGAGCAACTCCGCGATCTGGCTGAGACAACCGTCGACCTCCGCGTCACGCTCGCCTACATGATCGAACCCAACCCCGGACGCCGCGGCATGCTCGGCCGCTACAGCTACGCCTCGCACGGGTTGAGATTCGCGATCAAGGGCCCCACCGAATCCGGGGACGCCTTCCGGAGCCGGCTCGCCGAACAGGCAGAGCACGAATCCGACGGAACCGGCAGCCCGAAGGCGTTCGAATCCAACCCCCGCTGGCTGGTTGGCCCGAAATTCCGGAACCTCGGGTCGTTGCACGCAGACATCTGGCGCGGATCAGCCGCAGAACTGGCGGACTGCGGCATGCTGGCGGTCTACCCCGTGGGCGGATGGTGGAAGGCGAACAAGCGCGCAGACCGGATCGGTCTACCTGTCAGTTATGCGCTCCTTGTCTCCCTGCGGACCCCGGACATCACGACCGACCTGTACACCCCCATCGCCACTCAGCTCGGTGTACCGGTGACGGTCTCGCCCTCTGCGCAGACCGACATCACCGACGGCATCTCCGTCCAGATGGAGTTCGGCTGGTGA
- a CDS encoding AbiTii domain-containing protein has product MTRCARTVSRARQTGSVTTPDVRGLERLEHAVLDDNTPLATALRQCLMLAGYAQHRQLRGWALKELEGYPSADELPPTAGCRPR; this is encoded by the coding sequence GTGACGCGGTGCGCCCGAACTGTCAGTAGGGCACGGCAGACTGGATCCGTGACGACACCCGACGTCCGGGGGCTGGAACGGCTCGAACACGCGGTCCTGGACGACAACACCCCGTTGGCTACTGCCCTCCGGCAGTGCTTGATGCTGGCAGGGTACGCGCAGCATCGTCAGCTGCGAGGCTGGGCGTTGAAGGAACTGGAAGGATATCCGTCAGCCGATGAGCTTCCCCCTACCGCCGGGTGCCGGCCGCGCTAG